GGAAGCTCCTTTTTGTTGTACAGGACCGGCAAGCTAATGGATGCTTGCATACGAATGGAAATTGTTCTATATAGATGTTGGGAGGGAAAATGGCAACTAAGATTAAGACAGTTTTTTTCTGCCAGAGCTGTGGCTATGAATCATCCAAGTGGATGGGCCAATGCCCTGGATGCAGAGAGTGGAATACCTTTGTTGAGGAGACTGTTAAGCCTGCAAGTAAGGCTTCGGGCAAGCAATCATCAGCTCTTTCTACGGGAGAATATAATAAACCTGTGAGCCTCTCAGAGATTGAGATGAGGGATGAGGAAAGAGCGGATACTCATATAGGCGAATTCAACAGGGTTCTTGGAGGAGGGCTTGTAAGGGGATCACTTATTCTTGTGGGCGGAGATCCGGGTATCGGTAAGTCTACACTTCTTTTGCAGGTCGCAGGTAATCTTTCCGGTGATAAAAGAGATGTTTTATATATATCAGGTGAGGAATCACTCAGACAGATCAAGCTAAGAGCCAACAGGCTTGGAAAGTTTTCTGAGAGCCTTAAGTTTTTGTGTGAAACAAATCTGTCAAATGTTGAGGAGGCCATTGTCAGAACCAAGCCCGAGGTTATCATAATCGACTCAATCCAGACTATGGCTAATGAATCTGTTTCCTCGGCTCCGGGAAGTGTTTCTCAGGTCAGAGAATCTACAGCTGTTCTCATGCGAATTGCCAAGAGCATGAATATTACTGTGTTTATTGTGGGTCATGTCACCAAAGAGGGACAGGTTGCAGGACCAAGAGTTTTAGAGCACATGGTTGATACTGTTCTCTATTTTGAGGGCGATAGACATGCATCCTACAGGATTCTAAGAGCAGTCAAGAACAGATTTGGCTCTACCAACGAGATTGGTGTGTTTGAAATGCAGGAGAAGGGACTTGCAGAGGTTACCAATCCTTCTGAGTTTATGCTTGATGGAAGACCTGAAAATGCCAGCGGCTCTGTAGTTACCTGCTCTGTAGAAGGAACAAGACCTATACTCATAGAAGTTCAGGCACTTGTTACACATACTAATTTTGGTTTTCCCAGAAGACAGGCAAATGGAACTGACTACAACAGAGTAAATCTCTTGATGGCAGTTCTGGAAAAGAGAATTGGCCTTCAGCTTGGGGATTTTGATGCGTATGTCAATCTTGCGGGTGGAATGAAGGTTGCTGAGCCATCGCTTGATCTTGGAATATGTCTTGCTATTATTTCAAGTTTCAAGAATAAGCCAATAAGCGATGATGTGATTGCTTTTGGTGAAGTTGGTCTTTCCGGAGAAGTGAGGTCTGTCAGCATGGGCGAGTCTAGAGTAATGGAGGCTCAGAAGCTTGGATTTAAGACCTGTATTGTGCCAAAAGCGCTTGAGGATAAACTTAAGAAGTCTTCAAAGGGCATAGAAATAATAGGAGTAGCATCTGTTTCCGATGCTATGAAGCTTATATAAAGACTCTTGCGGAATGATCATAATTGTCTTTTAAAAAACAAAAAATATTTTTAATATGATTGATGATGTGATTTTTTCTTTGGTATTATAAGTAGGTAATTTTTTTTAGGGAGTTGTTAAAAGGCGATGTCTGGGCGAATCGGTAAATCTCTTGCACTAATATGTGCAATGGCTAGTTTTATAGCTGCAATGGGGAGCAGCAGTGTCATTTCACGTGCGGAAGAGTATGCCGGGGACAATATGCTCGTGGCTGAACCGGAACAACCTGTGTATGAAGAATCCGAGGGGGATTCAGGAGATGAGATAATAGGGGACTTCATAGAGGCTTCATTAGGATACGACGTGTGTTTCTTTATTAAGAATAAAGCTGACGCGGACATTCCTAATGAACCTGCTAGTCACCCGTCTTCAGATTATTCGGCGGCAATCAGAATAAATAATGACGCTAGGAAAGCCGAATTTGTCTATGATCGGAACTTCGACGAAAGTACGGGCCAGTTTGAATCTGATGGCTTTACAGTTAAGAGCGAAGTTCTGAGTCGTGTAATGAGATTTCCTACAGAGGACGAAATTAAGACAGTTTATCCGGAGTTTGATCCGAAGAGTCAGTATGTCTTTTGGTATGTGTTTAAAAAGGCTTCTACTGCAGAACCTAATACAGATGTTTTTCTGCATGTGGATGGCGTGATCAGGACCAGGCAATGCCATAGCTCTGGCGAAGAGGAGGATGAGCCTGACCCGGCACCAGGATCAGAAGGCAGCACAGAACCTGGAAATGGAGAGCCGGAAAGTGATAAACCTGTAGAAGAGCCTGTATTTGATGCTGAAGATATTTCTTTTAATGTCTATTCCAAGAATGTAGAGAGCATTGTTAGAAATGGAGAAGAATATGTAGGAGGATTTGTTGTAGAAATCCTTGATAAGAATAGTAATCTTCTTACGCAGTATGTATTTGGAATAAATGGACAGCTTATTTCTGAGGATAGCCCTCTGGAAGCCAGTCAGACTGGTTCCGGCAATATAGATGCTTCTTTGGAAAATGATATTGGAATTAGCTGGGGAGCAGGAAAGAGTCTTTCTTATAACGGCCTGGCTTTTCATGTAAATGTAGATGCAGCCTACATTAAGAAGGCAAATGATGAGTTTCAGGTTATTCCTCTGCTATTTGCGGGAAGCGAAGTTAAGCCTGGTGAAATTATGGTGTCAGATGCTGCCGGAAATGCTCTCGCAAGTGCGACCAGTGTTCCAAGAGTTGCAGAGAAACACAAGGTAACGGTCACTGCCGGTACTTCTGTTCAGAATGATAATGGTCAGACGCTTACTAATACAGAAGCAATTGTTTCCGATGGAAGTCTCATGAAAGGACATAGAATGGAGGCTACTTTTAATGGAAGCCAGACAGGTCCCGGAGAGAGCGTTAATGAGATAACTGATATTCATATTTATGATAGTAATGGCAGAGAAGCTACAGCCTATTATGATGTTACTCTTAAGAAGGGAAAGCTCATTCTTGTAGACAGTAAAGAATCAGCGGCAGATGATAACAGTACCGGTTCTGCAGTGACAAGAATTCTTGTCAGGGATGAGAATGAAACAACGATCAGTAACAGTCAGCATGCACTTGGCTCAGGCAGAGATGATAATGATAGCATCAAGACTGGAACCGCTACAGCTTCCTTTAAGAAAATGTCTTACAGTGATAAGACTGTTAAGGACGGACAACTTGATTCAGACAAAAAAGCTTTTGCTGACGGGCAGGTTCTTGGCGCAAGAAGGGCAGATACAGGTGACTATACTGTGAATGCTGGAGCGAGACTGGCACTGATAGTGCTGTGCCTGATGCTTATATCTATAATTGAAATAAAAAGAAATAAAACGAAATAAAGTATAATATTTTATCTAAAAAGTGTCGATAAGATTTATGTATGAAATCTTGTTGGCACTTTTTTGTGTGCACAAGACCGGCAAGCGAATGGATGCTTGCATACAAATTCATTTGCCGGTCGCAAGGACATGGAGCACAAAGTGCGGAATGTCTGTGTGCAGAATCGAGTAGGAATCAGCCTACTCGATTGTGCAATTTTGACGGAGGCAGGTTATGTCTGGAAGATTACTTAGAAGAATAGGGAAAACTATTATATGTGTTGCCTTGGGGGCAGTTATTCTTTTTAATTCTCCTGTTGTGAGCAGAGCTTATGATGATACAGTTTCTATATCTGAAGATACCTATAATACTCTTACAAAGGGAACCAGGGTGTACAACGGAGTGGACTATGGCGCCAAGTATGGCTACAATCCGCTGTACTATTTCCTGAATTATAACGACCTTAGAATTGCTTATGGTGCTGATCCTGCCAAGCTTGTGGAGCACTATGCTTTGTTTGGAATAAAGGAAAACAGAGTTGCCAATAGACAGATCACCAGGGGAGCTCATTCCTGGGGCAGCAGTAATGAGTATATAGTTCCGTCCAATCAGCTGACCTCAAATCAAAGTAATGGAATGACGGTTATTCCGGAACAGCTTCACAATAATGGCGGAATGAACAAGCGACAGGATGTCGAGGCCAGAAGTGTGGCTAAGCAATTGGCAGACAGCATTTATGAGATTGTAATGCTGGCAAATAACCCGGAAGATAGTAATAAAAACAGCAGTTCCAGTAGCAGTAGCCAGGAAGAAAAGAAGCCGGTTATTAATGAGATACAGATGGTGGCATATGCTACGGGAGTTGTCCAGGCTTATTGCAAGGCTGGAAAAGAGCTGACCAGAGAAGAAGTTGCTGCCACTAATAGCAAGGTATATAGAACATCCTATGGAGTTTTCTGTGCTCATGAGTTTACCAGTGCTGGAGCTACAAGAGCTTTGGGACTTATCCTGGATTATCTTGATGCTGATATACATAGGGATTATCCGGATGCACCTCCAATTAAGTGGGTACATGTCAATGCAAATACCTGGAATCTGCAGTTCTGCCAGATTGCATGTAATAATCATGAAGCCTATGCAGATGCTATAAATGGCATTGCCGGATATGGCAAGCACCCTACGCAGGGCGGAGTTGAGAAAGATATTCAGTCCTATGTCAGTGTTGCTACTTTGACGCAGATCATCAATACAAGACCTCCTTTTACTGACGATGGACTTTATAGTACTCAGGATCTTCCTAAGAATACTAATCCTATGACGGGTACAGCTAACGACTATAAATGGTAATAATGGGATAGGGATATAAGCAGCAATACCGGGAAATGACAATGAGAAAAAGATGTTTGGGCTTTATTTCAATAATCTTAATACTGATTATCTTTTGCACTACCACAGTTTCGTCAAAGGCTACAAGTGGATATGGCGGATTTGGCGGAGAGACGATTGATGCGTCCACTTTTGGGAGTGACTATCGTATTACAACAATCCATATAGGAAGTAATGTAAGTAAGATTTCTTCGTCTGCCTTCAGAAACCTGATCAATCTCAGGTCTATCACTGTTAGCAGCAATAATCCTTCCTATGCTTCTTACAGTGGATGCCTCTATGACAAGGACTTTACTGAGCTTTTATGCTTTCCTGCTAATCTTTCAGGTGCATATATCCCGGAAAGTGTTGTATCAATTGGAAAATACGCACTTTATGGAGTGCCTGATAAGCTAAAGAAAAGCATAGTGGACGTGGTCGAGAGCCAGGCTTCAGAAAATGGGACAGATATGGATTTCCCGGGAGCTCACTTCGTTCATGTAGACAATTTGGTTAAGTGGAGATGCGCTGATGGAACGGTCATAGTTCCTAATTCTGACCTAATGGCAATGTGTGCGTCAGTTGTGAATGATTGCACAACCTACAACATGAAAAGAAGTAACCAGCTTGAAAACTGCTTTTACTATACGGCGGAGATTCTGTCCTATGAAAGAAGTATGGATACTCCTTCAGGGGACTGGACCAGAGAATATGCAGAAAAAGCTCTTTTAACCGGAAAGGCAAACTGCTATGGCTATGCTGCCGCTTTTGCATATATAGCCAGCGGACTGGGGTACGAAGCAAGAGTATGTACAGGAACAGTTACCTCTTCTCTTGGAGGAAGAACAGCCCACGCCTGGACAGAAGTCAAGGTGGGCAGCAGGTGGTATGTTTTTGATGCTGAGATGCAGGATGCCAAGGGAGATGGGTACTACAAACAGACATATGACAGTTACCCGGCAGGACCTTTGGAAACAGAGATGATTTATAAGGTGAGCTTTTGATTTAATAATTTTAGCTCTAAGGTAAATGAAGTATCTGACCGAAATATTCTTTGCAGTTTTGTAAATGATTTTTTGGGAGGTAAGATGAAAAGACTTATAGGTATTACATTTTCTATAGCAGGATTGATTTTATCAGTATTTGTAATAAATCTTTTGATGTACAGTTTTGTGCCTTCATATCATGATGCACTTGAAGCTGCAGTTGAAGGAAACAGCGACATTCCCACGGTTACGGTTGATGAAGCCGGCAATGTTATGATCCACGAGAGATCCGATAAGGCTCCAAGGGCATTAGCTATAGTCGACCTTGAGGATGAGGAAAACAGAGAAACACCACTGGCATCAAATATTGAAAATGATAAGTATGTAGTTGTAGAAAAAGCTGCTAAAGTAAAGGAAGATGCGGAACAGGAACAACCGCAGAAGCAGATCATTGACAAGGAATATCATGAGGACTGCGGAACAGGCAAGGGATATTGGGTTATCACTTATTCTGATGGAAGTACAAGCGTTGAGTGAAAGTGAATAGTAAATTCACTAAATATGCCTGTTTTTCGTTATTTCTTTTACCCTGAAATATGTTAAGAAATGTAAAGAAAATTATAAGATTTTGTTAATATATGAATGCCCGCAGGGTGTTAATATTATGGTGAAGAAATGGATGTCTTTTCATAGATGCCACAGGGGTGTTTAATATGCATCAGGTTACCTATATTTCTTATGGAGAAGGAACTGTAGATATCGTGCTGGATTCATCCAGTCTCAATGAGGTCTCGGCGCCGGAGTTCAGGTTCGGAGACTATTCTAAGGTTGTTACTTCATGTTTTACTCAGAAAGAACTTGATAGGATCAGTAAAGGTGAGAACGCGGAGATCATCTTTTCATTTGTTGTCTCTGATGAGGCAGAGGATGAGCTGATGCAGGGGGAATATAGCTCTGCCATCGAGGAAAACGAGGCAATTTTCGGCAACCTTAACGAAGGCATTTATGTGGATATAGATGCGGTTAAGTCTTTTGATGATGGAAAAGACATTCCGCTTTCGGATATTTCGTCAGATATAGATATTCAGGTGGATATTCCTCTTTATCTGATAAACGAGGATAGATCCTATTACTATCTGACTAACAAGATGGGAAAATATGAGCTGTTTGAGGATTCAACTCCGGACGCGGATGTGCTGACGGTTAATACAGATACGATCAGCTCCGGGCTTATTCTATATCAGGATAGGATGGAGAGTCTGATAGATCATAGCAAGAAGAGTGCGACAATAAGTCTGCAGTATGTGCTTATAGCAGGGATTTTCTGCCTTATAGGACTGTGGTTTTTAGTGGATCATTTTCACAAGAATTGTGCGTAATATTATCTTTTTTTTTAGGAGATTTTGTGATAGTATATACTCTATTGCTAAATTTAGCTTATTTTACTTAATATAATTGTGTGGGGCAATGCGATGAAAAAGAAAATGATCTGCTATATGATTATAGCGGCATTGGCGCTTTCTCTTATGGCAGGATGTTCAAATACACAGGAGAGCGAACCTGTTCAGGAATCTGTAGCATATAGTTCTTATAGTGATGCCAAAGTAGGGGTCTGTATTTATCAGAAGTCCGACAATTTCATGTCCCTATTTAGCAGTGAACTTGTTAAATACCTTGTTTCAAGGGGCTTTTCCAAGGACAATATAATACTTTATGACAGTAACAACGATGAAAATGTTCAGTTGTCTCAGGTTGAGGAGCTGATTGCATCCGGGATCAATGCGCTTATTATCAATCCTGTCAATTCTTCGGTTGCGCATTCTATCACCGACATGGCTTCAGCATCGAACATTCCGCTTGTGTATATTAATAGAGAACCAAGCGGCGATGAAGAGAACAGATGGGAGATGTATCAGCTTAATGTTTGCTACGTTGGATGTGATG
The sequence above is a segment of the Butyrivibrio proteoclasticus B316 genome. Coding sequences within it:
- the radA gene encoding DNA repair protein RadA; this encodes MATKIKTVFFCQSCGYESSKWMGQCPGCREWNTFVEETVKPASKASGKQSSALSTGEYNKPVSLSEIEMRDEERADTHIGEFNRVLGGGLVRGSLILVGGDPGIGKSTLLLQVAGNLSGDKRDVLYISGEESLRQIKLRANRLGKFSESLKFLCETNLSNVEEAIVRTKPEVIIIDSIQTMANESVSSAPGSVSQVRESTAVLMRIAKSMNITVFIVGHVTKEGQVAGPRVLEHMVDTVLYFEGDRHASYRILRAVKNRFGSTNEIGVFEMQEKGLAEVTNPSEFMLDGRPENASGSVVTCSVEGTRPILIEVQALVTHTNFGFPRRQANGTDYNRVNLLMAVLEKRIGLQLGDFDAYVNLAGGMKVAEPSLDLGICLAIISSFKNKPISDDVIAFGEVGLSGEVRSVSMGESRVMEAQKLGFKTCIVPKALEDKLKKSSKGIEIIGVASVSDAMKLI
- a CDS encoding transglutaminase domain-containing protein; this encodes MRKRCLGFISIILILIIFCTTTVSSKATSGYGGFGGETIDASTFGSDYRITTIHIGSNVSKISSSAFRNLINLRSITVSSNNPSYASYSGCLYDKDFTELLCFPANLSGAYIPESVVSIGKYALYGVPDKLKKSIVDVVESQASENGTDMDFPGAHFVHVDNLVKWRCADGTVIVPNSDLMAMCASVVNDCTTYNMKRSNQLENCFYYTAEILSYERSMDTPSGDWTREYAEKALLTGKANCYGYAAAFAYIASGLGYEARVCTGTVTSSLGGRTAHAWTEVKVGSRWYVFDAEMQDAKGDGYYKQTYDSYPAGPLETEMIYKVSF